From Caldisalinibacter kiritimatiensis:
ATCTTTCTTTCTTTCACTTTCTTTTTACCATTCTTGTTTTCTATATGTTCTTCTGTTGGGACTTGAACTTCGTGTATCACGTCCTGCATAGCTCTATTTTCCACTAACTTTTCTATATTAGCTTTCACTTTGTTTTCATGACCTGAATAAGTATGAATAACATACCATCTGGCTTTATTCGACTTATCTGTCATTTTATCTCGGGGACCACTTAAGGTCCTTCCCTCCCTTTTATACTATTATTAGCCTAAAATAAGTTCTAGTAGTTCATGAATGCCGATATCAAGCACCCAAACTACAAATGAAACTAACGCACAAGTAACTAAAACTACAGTAGTGTAAGTACCCAATTCCTTCTTATTTGGCCAATTTACTTTTTTAATTTCAGCCTTAACTCCTCTAAAGAAAGTTTTAGCTTTAGCTAAAGCGCCTTTATTTTTACCAGTTTGAGCTACCATATCAATTCACTTCCTTACATTTTGTATTCATTCAAGATATACATTCAAACAAATTAACTTTCTAACCTAATTATTTAGTTTCTTTATGAAGTGTATGTTTCTTGCAGAATTTGC
This genomic window contains:
- the secE gene encoding preprotein translocase subunit SecE — encoded protein: MVAQTGKNKGALAKAKTFFRGVKAEIKKVNWPNKKELGTYTTVVLVTCALVSFVVWVLDIGIHELLELILG